In a genomic window of Paracoccaceae bacterium:
- a CDS encoding carbohydrate ABC transporter permease, which produces MSTKTYDRQNPAFYALLVALVVMSVGPIAMMLMTSLKLNVDIMSDTSSLIFMPTLRNYETALCDFLWYEAPHIEYCDKTFGRALVNSLIIALISTVLTLVIGCMAAYALVRFRFMGRDTVSLSTLAMRMVPPAVLLVPVFGIWTFQFQIDGTRAGIILVYVAMNLPFVIWILQSFIVQVPIQLEEAARMDGAGPFQVFFLVVLPLIKPGLAAAAIFTFRVAWNEFLLANALADRNSRTVPVTIVNSITEFNIDWGVIMATGMLLAIPPIIFTFVASRQIITGMTAGAVKG; this is translated from the coding sequence ATGTCCACCAAAACCTACGACCGTCAGAACCCTGCGTTTTATGCCCTGTTGGTTGCCCTTGTGGTGATGTCCGTCGGGCCCATCGCCATGATGCTGATGACCTCCCTCAAGCTGAACGTCGACATCATGTCGGACACGTCATCGCTGATTTTCATGCCCACTTTGCGCAACTATGAAACGGCGCTCTGTGATTTCCTATGGTACGAAGCGCCCCATATTGAGTATTGCGACAAGACCTTCGGGCGGGCGCTGGTCAACTCACTGATCATCGCGCTGATTTCCACTGTGCTGACGCTGGTGATTGGCTGTATGGCCGCTTATGCGCTTGTGCGATTCCGCTTTATGGGGCGGGACACGGTATCGCTTTCTACACTGGCGATGCGCATGGTGCCGCCTGCGGTGCTTTTGGTGCCAGTCTTTGGCATCTGGACATTCCAGTTTCAGATCGATGGGACGCGTGCGGGCATCATACTGGTTTATGTGGCGATGAACCTACCGTTTGTGATCTGGATCCTGCAAAGTTTCATTGTGCAGGTTCCGATCCAACTTGAAGAAGCCGCGCGCATGGACGGTGCGGGGCCGTTTCAAGTGTTTTTCCTTGTGGTGCTTCCGTTGATCAAACCGGGTCTGGCAGCCGCAGCGATTTTCACATTCCGGGTGGCGTGGAACGAATTTCTTCTGGCCAACGCACTGGCGGATCGCAATTCGCGCACGGTGCCGGTGACGATCGTGAACTCAATTACGGAATTCAACATCGACTGGGGCGTCATTATGGCCACGGGTATGTTGCTGGCCATCCCACCGATCATCTTTACTTTTGTGGCGTCGCGTCAGATCATCACTGGCATGACCGCAGGAGCGGTCAAAGGCTGA
- a CDS encoding calcium-binding protein: MSLINILNLFSGGLKTSGSDESELIIGSFGNDELDGNGGDDLIFALSGDDKLSGGLGADTIFAGSGDDTVEGGDGEDHLFGGTGDDRIVGNKGNDSMFGGQGNDMLVWNNGDGSDLMDGGQGYDQVQVNFDTDLVDNDLQNKDVAEFSVTDEGVQFARIEVNDQTERGLFQLDIRNTEALETNFGGGDDTAVIKDTVLDEITLDLDGGDGIDTLDLSQAAGPAEVILGRNKLNESTVENFENVVGTAFDDTIRGNNQDNVISGLDGQDKIFGHGGDDTLVGGKGNDKIFGGKGDDKLVWNNGDGSDLMKGGSGDDLVQVNFDTDLVDDDLQNKDVAEFSTTSHGVEFARIEVNEQTERGLFQLDIRETETLETNFGGGDDTAVIVGTVLDEIVLDLDGGDGIDLLDFSQAAYGVNVDLAAGTMNSIGDVVTGESGEGVISSSGEGVIDTSGATGVPVSAEDIDALTPLNSTSSAVNFENVTGSAFDDTITGNDQDNVIRGGAGNDIMLGGEGADTFVFFEEDTGVDVILDFNFGEDSLLFVTNDPDVTTENLLANLSQVGDDVELSLNNKVITFEDAVVTDFFADDFMIA, translated from the coding sequence ATGTCCCTTATTAATATTTTAAACCTTTTTTCCGGTGGCCTGAAAACAAGCGGTTCAGACGAGAGCGAACTGATCATCGGGTCTTTTGGAAATGACGAATTAGATGGAAATGGTGGCGATGATTTGATCTTTGCTCTGTCTGGCGATGACAAGCTGTCAGGCGGACTTGGCGCTGATACGATCTTTGCTGGTAGCGGTGATGACACTGTTGAGGGCGGGGACGGAGAAGATCACCTGTTTGGCGGTACCGGCGACGATCGCATTGTCGGCAACAAAGGCAATGACTCGATGTTTGGCGGGCAGGGAAATGACATGCTGGTCTGGAACAACGGTGATGGTTCCGATTTGATGGATGGCGGCCAAGGATACGATCAGGTACAAGTCAATTTCGACACTGATCTTGTAGACAACGATCTGCAGAACAAAGACGTGGCGGAGTTTTCCGTGACAGACGAAGGTGTCCAATTTGCGCGTATCGAGGTAAATGATCAGACGGAGCGCGGGCTCTTTCAACTCGACATCCGCAACACCGAAGCGCTTGAAACCAATTTTGGTGGCGGCGATGATACGGCTGTGATCAAAGATACCGTACTGGATGAAATCACCCTGGATCTTGACGGCGGCGATGGCATTGACACGCTGGATCTGTCGCAGGCAGCAGGTCCCGCAGAGGTGATCTTGGGCCGAAACAAGCTGAACGAGTCTACTGTCGAAAACTTCGAGAACGTTGTTGGCACGGCCTTTGATGACACAATCCGCGGCAATAATCAGGATAACGTCATTTCCGGCCTTGACGGCCAAGACAAGATTTTCGGCCATGGCGGCGATGACACCTTGGTTGGTGGCAAAGGCAACGACAAGATCTTTGGCGGCAAGGGCGATGACAAACTGGTCTGGAACAATGGTGATGGTTCTGACTTGATGAAAGGTGGCAGCGGCGATGATCTGGTTCAGGTCAATTTTGACACAGATCTTGTCGATGATGATTTGCAAAACAAGGATGTGGCCGAGTTTTCCACAACCAGTCATGGCGTTGAGTTTGCGCGCATCGAAGTGAACGAACAGACCGAACGGGGGCTCTTCCAGCTCGATATTCGGGAAACGGAAACGCTGGAGACAAACTTTGGCGGTGGCGATGACACGGCGGTGATCGTTGGGACCGTATTGGATGAGATTGTTCTGGATCTGGACGGTGGTGACGGGATTGATTTGCTGGACTTCAGCCAAGCAGCCTACGGGGTAAACGTAGATCTGGCCGCGGGAACCATGAACAGCATCGGCGATGTTGTCACCGGTGAAAGCGGGGAAGGCGTCATTTCCAGCAGCGGCGAGGGTGTCATCGACACTAGCGGTGCAACCGGCGTTCCCGTAAGTGCAGAAGATATTGATGCCTTGACGCCTCTTAACAGCACCTCAAGCGCCGTCAACTTCGAGAATGTCACCGGCTCGGCATTCGACGATACAATCACCGGCAATGATCAGGATAACGTGATCCGCGGTGGTGCGGGCAATGACATCATGTTGGGTGGTGAAGGCGCGGATACTTTCGTTTTCTTCGAAGAAGATACAGGTGTCGACGTCATTCTGGATTTCAATTTCGGAGAAGACAGCTTGTTGTTCGTTACAAATGATCCGGATGTGACGACCGAAAACCTGCTCGCCAATTTGTCCCAGGTCGGAGACGACGTGGAACTGTCTCTGAACAACAAAGTGATCACATTCGAAGACGCTGTGGTCACAGACTTTTTCGCCGACGATTTTATGATTGCATAG
- a CDS encoding cytochrome b561 domain-containing protein encodes MWDWLLAPMDAASAHNVEGLLSWHARLMVLAWGVLVPLGIVIARYFKIFPGQDWPRSLDHHFWWNTHRACQYSACALMAIGVVLILLASPSTVKTGPHFYIGWAVLSLAVMQIVGGILRGTKGGPTAPAPDGTLHGDHFDMTPRRLAFEYIHKSAGYAALILSVVAILTGLWQANAPNWMWLSLSLWWACLMATAIMMQHRGMAVDTYQAIWGPDPALPGNKRKPIGLGVSRRLE; translated from the coding sequence ATGTGGGACTGGCTGCTTGCTCCGATGGATGCGGCCAGTGCGCATAACGTCGAGGGGCTTCTGAGCTGGCATGCCCGCTTGATGGTTTTGGCCTGGGGGGTGCTGGTGCCCTTAGGCATCGTCATCGCAAGGTATTTCAAGATTTTTCCCGGGCAGGATTGGCCCCGCAGTCTGGACCATCACTTCTGGTGGAACACGCACCGTGCTTGCCAATACAGCGCCTGTGCGTTGATGGCGATTGGGGTTGTGCTAATCCTGTTGGCATCCCCCTCGACGGTAAAAACGGGACCGCATTTTTATATCGGTTGGGCGGTGCTTTCGCTTGCTGTCATGCAGATTGTAGGCGGCATTCTGCGCGGTACCAAAGGTGGGCCGACGGCGCCTGCGCCGGATGGCACTTTGCACGGTGATCATTTTGACATGACACCGCGCCGGCTGGCCTTTGAATACATACATAAATCTGCAGGCTACGCGGCGCTGATCCTGTCAGTCGTTGCGATTCTGACGGGTCTTTGGCAAGCCAATGCGCCAAACTGGATGTGGCTTAGCCTGTCTTTGTGGTGGGCGTGCCTGATGGCGACCGCAATAATGATGCAACATCGCGGGATGGCGGTGGATACCTATCAAGCGATTTGGGGCCCTGATCCGGCGTTGCCCGGAAACAAGCGAAAACCCATTGGGCTGGGCGTGTCGCGCCGCTTGGAGTGA
- a CDS encoding extracellular solute-binding protein, whose amino-acid sequence MLSLKTILTGTAVSVSFASMALAQDGPYAPYAGTTLVINVPAHPHYNAMMKVLPAFTEETGIEVEVDQLQYLKMRERQTLELTKDEGDYDMIAYVVFSKADYVFADQLENLARFFMDPKLSDPAYDAEDLIDGYVANIGIAGGKKGYLPGATGSLFGIPFGSETSVLAYRKDIFEKHGIATPETYDQLLDAACKIPKVEPGMGGMASRAASGHQASHAFLLHLAPLGGRVFDDAWEPIINNDAGVAAANALKTIVDCGPEGSQTFGPAEAAAAFQQGQAAMFMDSIAFAAGFEDPSKSTVAGKVGYALHPEGVRRGSQTGGFGIAIPQNAQNKEAAFLLMQWLTSKKGDLMVAMAGGNPSRFSTYENAELNEKYPYSATFGEALKYADPDWRPIIPTWGKINADIGTTMSQVLTEGLDPQEALNGVAERARAIMDEAGYYTWQ is encoded by the coding sequence ATGCTATCATTAAAAACGATCCTGACGGGGACTGCGGTCTCGGTGTCATTTGCGAGTATGGCGCTGGCGCAAGACGGGCCTTATGCGCCCTATGCCGGCACCACGCTGGTGATCAACGTTCCAGCGCATCCGCATTATAACGCGATGATGAAGGTGCTGCCTGCCTTCACCGAAGAAACCGGCATCGAGGTCGAAGTGGACCAGTTGCAGTATCTCAAAATGCGTGAACGCCAGACGCTTGAACTGACAAAGGATGAAGGCGATTACGACATGATCGCCTATGTGGTTTTCTCAAAGGCGGATTATGTTTTTGCCGACCAACTTGAAAACCTTGCACGGTTCTTCATGGATCCTAAACTGTCCGATCCTGCGTATGACGCAGAGGATCTGATTGACGGATATGTCGCCAATATCGGGATTGCGGGCGGCAAAAAAGGTTATCTGCCGGGCGCAACAGGATCACTTTTTGGCATCCCGTTTGGGTCTGAAACCTCTGTGCTGGCCTATCGCAAGGATATTTTCGAAAAGCACGGCATTGCCACTCCCGAAACCTATGACCAACTGCTGGATGCGGCCTGCAAAATCCCTAAAGTTGAGCCGGGCATGGGTGGTATGGCGTCGCGTGCGGCCTCCGGTCACCAAGCAAGCCACGCGTTCTTGTTGCACCTTGCCCCATTGGGCGGGCGTGTATTTGATGACGCATGGGAACCGATCATCAACAATGATGCGGGCGTGGCGGCAGCCAACGCTCTGAAAACCATCGTGGATTGCGGACCTGAAGGCAGCCAGACATTTGGCCCAGCCGAAGCGGCAGCCGCGTTCCAGCAAGGTCAGGCGGCCATGTTCATGGACAGCATTGCCTTTGCTGCCGGGTTTGAAGATCCCAGCAAATCGACCGTTGCGGGCAAGGTCGGCTATGCGCTGCACCCCGAAGGCGTGCGTCGCGGATCTCAAACCGGTGGATTCGGCATCGCAATCCCCCAGAACGCCCAGAACAAAGAGGCTGCGTTTTTGCTGATGCAATGGTTGACCTCGAAAAAAGGCGATCTGATGGTGGCGATGGCCGGCGGCAACCCGTCGCGGTTCTCGACCTATGAAAACGCCGAGTTGAACGAGAAGTACCCTTATTCTGCGACTTTTGGTGAAGCACTGAAATATGCCGACCCTGACTGGCGTCCGATCATCCCCACATGGGGCAAGATCAATGCGGACATCGGTACAACCATGAGTCAGGTGCTCACCGAAGGGCTTGACCCGCAGGAAGCTCTGAACGGCGTGGCCGAACGCGCCCGCGCGATCATGGATGAGGCCGGATACTACACCTGGCAATAA
- a CDS encoding sigma-70 family RNA polymerase sigma factor, producing MDDQDLIASIGTGDKSAMHEFYKRYNDAVYAFAMARCGNTELASDCVHDTMLDVWRTASRFAGQSSVKTWLFSIARNKLVDALRKRGKLSFVEEVPESVDSAPNPEAAAIAASENKRLHACLDGLKDVQQAAIRLAFLEDLTYPEIAEIEAVPVGTIKTRIFHAKQALMRCLSAGLRR from the coding sequence ATGGATGATCAAGATCTCATTGCCAGCATCGGGACGGGTGACAAGAGCGCCATGCACGAGTTCTATAAGCGCTACAATGATGCAGTATACGCCTTTGCAATGGCGCGCTGTGGCAATACCGAGTTGGCATCAGATTGTGTGCATGACACGATGCTTGATGTCTGGCGTACCGCGTCGCGTTTCGCGGGGCAGTCAAGTGTCAAGACCTGGCTGTTTTCCATCGCGCGCAATAAACTGGTCGATGCCTTGCGTAAGCGCGGGAAGCTTTCTTTTGTGGAAGAAGTGCCTGAAAGCGTGGACAGCGCGCCCAATCCTGAGGCAGCAGCCATAGCGGCGTCAGAAAACAAAAGACTTCATGCTTGTCTGGATGGGTTGAAAGACGTTCAGCAGGCCGCGATCCGCCTCGCCTTTCTCGAAGACCTGACATACCCGGAAATCGCTGAAATCGAAGCCGTGCCCGTCGGGACGATCAAAACCCGCATTTTTCACGCCAAGCAGGCTCTGATGCGGTGCCTTTCGGCAGGATTGCGCCGTTAG
- a CDS encoding sugar ABC transporter permease: MQSANVNRLTPYLFLAPAAIIMAIALLYPIGYMIYASFLDWNPSQRIGEAEFVGLRNYINLLSDASFLESFWVTIKFAAVVVFLEMLLGVGLALLLDRNIRGMSLLRTLFILPMMIAPIVVGLMWRYMYHPTVGIFNRTLKSMGLEPIPWLSNGDWAFASVVIADVWQWTPFIFILSLAALQSLPQSAMEASRIDGATGWQQVIYIKLPLMLPVLIVTLLLRLIDAFKVLEVILVLTNGGPGLSTEILSLRISRTASEFRELGEAAAMSNYLLILLMLLTFGMFFYNKAMEARAARLRKAAEEDL, encoded by the coding sequence ATGCAAAGCGCAAACGTCAACAGGCTCACGCCTTACCTGTTCCTTGCTCCGGCGGCCATTATCATGGCCATCGCATTGCTCTACCCCATCGGGTACATGATTTATGCCAGTTTTCTGGACTGGAACCCCAGCCAGCGCATTGGCGAAGCTGAATTTGTCGGACTGCGCAATTATATCAACCTGCTGAGCGATGCGAGTTTCCTCGAAAGCTTCTGGGTTACCATCAAATTCGCAGCCGTTGTTGTCTTCCTGGAGATGCTTTTAGGCGTGGGTCTGGCCCTTCTTCTGGACCGCAATATTCGCGGCATGTCGCTGCTGCGCACGCTTTTCATCCTGCCAATGATGATCGCCCCCATCGTGGTTGGCCTGATGTGGCGCTATATGTATCACCCCACAGTCGGCATCTTTAACCGCACGCTGAAATCCATGGGGTTGGAACCGATCCCGTGGCTGTCCAACGGTGATTGGGCCTTTGCCTCTGTGGTGATCGCGGATGTCTGGCAATGGACCCCCTTCATTTTCATCCTGTCATTAGCGGCTCTGCAATCTTTGCCGCAATCCGCCATGGAGGCTTCGCGCATTGACGGGGCAACGGGGTGGCAACAAGTTATCTATATCAAACTGCCGCTGATGTTGCCGGTACTGATCGTGACGCTTTTGTTGCGCCTGATTGATGCGTTCAAAGTGCTCGAAGTCATCTTGGTGCTGACCAACGGCGGTCCGGGTCTGTCCACTGAAATTCTGTCGCTGCGGATCTCGCGCACAGCCTCGGAATTCCGCGAATTGGGTGAGGCGGCGGCGATGTCGAATTACCTGCTGATCCTGTTGATGCTGCTGACTTTCGGGATGTTCTTTTACAACAAGGCCATGGAAGCGCGCGCCGCCCGGTTGCGCAAGGCAGCGGAGGAGGATCTGTAG
- a CDS encoding S8 family serine peptidase translates to MFRAVICIRPIVIVFLFLALFGCAPVPGGVDAQGMDGTTVVGPRIVIGLVPDAQSTADMRGAALSGGYQELDVSRLAGLDLTMLTFRMPEGITGPEAIAELEAAVPTSTVGINHAYRLQQATGGLQALDYANDMMRWRENGCRAVAPVGVIDTGIDTAAPALKGTQITTRAFFAGRASPAVHGTDVASVLASPSRLRGVKIYGANVFGQQDALGLKAGADALVRALDWLAEEDVRFVNLALAGPYNKLLDLAVDRAVARGLVLVAAVGNDGPEVDPLYPAGFDGVIAVTAVDAEGRIYRNAVRGPHVDVAAPGVDVLVTSSQNARFVTGTSIATPLITARLAADPGLATARNVSDVRARLAVTSAELGPAGRDPMFGYGLALAENICDE, encoded by the coding sequence ATGTTTCGTGCAGTGATCTGCATTCGCCCAATCGTCATCGTCTTTCTCTTCCTTGCCCTGTTTGGGTGCGCGCCAGTTCCCGGTGGTGTCGACGCACAGGGTATGGACGGCACGACTGTTGTCGGGCCGCGCATCGTAATCGGTCTGGTCCCGGATGCACAATCAACGGCTGACATGCGTGGTGCCGCCTTGTCAGGTGGGTATCAGGAGCTGGACGTATCGCGTCTGGCCGGCCTTGATCTGACAATGCTGACGTTCCGGATGCCTGAGGGCATTACCGGACCCGAGGCCATAGCAGAACTTGAAGCTGCGGTCCCGACCTCAACGGTGGGCATCAACCACGCCTATCGGCTGCAGCAAGCAACGGGGGGCTTGCAGGCGTTGGATTATGCCAACGATATGATGCGGTGGCGCGAAAATGGATGTCGCGCGGTTGCGCCAGTCGGGGTGATTGATACCGGAATCGATACTGCCGCTCCTGCGCTTAAAGGTACGCAAATTACCACACGCGCTTTTTTCGCAGGTCGCGCGTCCCCGGCCGTTCATGGCACTGATGTCGCCTCGGTACTGGCCAGCCCCAGCCGCTTGCGCGGAGTCAAGATCTATGGCGCAAATGTATTTGGACAGCAGGATGCGCTTGGGTTGAAAGCCGGTGCGGATGCGCTGGTGCGCGCGCTTGACTGGCTGGCCGAAGAAGACGTTCGCTTTGTCAATCTGGCGCTCGCCGGGCCTTACAACAAGCTGCTCGACCTCGCTGTAGATCGGGCTGTTGCGCGCGGTTTGGTTTTGGTGGCCGCCGTCGGCAATGACGGACCAGAGGTCGATCCGCTTTATCCTGCAGGTTTTGACGGGGTGATCGCCGTAACGGCAGTCGATGCGGAGGGGCGGATTTACCGCAATGCTGTGCGGGGTCCACATGTGGATGTCGCTGCTCCCGGCGTCGATGTACTTGTAACTTCGAGCCAAAACGCACGTTTCGTGACCGGCACGTCGATTGCGACACCCTTGATTACTGCTCGCCTGGCTGCCGATCCGGGGCTCGCCACAGCGCGCAATGTTTCGGATGTACGCGCGCGCCTCGCAGTAACCAGCGCAGAACTTGGACCAGCAGGACGTGATCCGATGTTCGGCTACGGCTTGGCCCTTGCCGAAAACATCTGTGATGAATGA
- a CDS encoding serine hydrolase: protein MQRFNRRHFIAASAAITALPLRAQSQTWGMVAGAANTLEQCHAILIHQHGKAVLSEVFRGPQMGRAVPIKSVSKTLVAALTGAALDLGEIPSTQATIVQLAPGLIPPGADPRVEQITVENLVTMQAGLERTSGPNYGRWINSANWVSDALTRPFVAEPGTRMLYSTGSFHVLGAILSEVAGLSLLDLARQRLGAPLGIDIPAWTRDPQGRYLGGNEMSLSLPAMVRFGEVYRLGGILEETRVLSGNWINASFQPATRSPWSGLRYGYGWFLGESGGDFYALARGYGGQIICVVPGLGLTIAITSDPTRPARSGGYFGDLIRLIEGTILPMARREAA, encoded by the coding sequence ATGCAGCGCTTCAACCGACGACACTTCATTGCAGCCTCAGCTGCCATTACAGCGCTCCCGTTGCGGGCCCAGTCACAGACGTGGGGTATGGTTGCTGGCGCGGCAAATACGCTTGAGCAGTGTCACGCGATCCTCATTCATCAACATGGGAAAGCTGTGCTGTCTGAGGTGTTTCGCGGTCCGCAAATGGGCCGCGCCGTGCCCATCAAATCGGTGTCAAAAACGCTTGTCGCGGCCCTCACCGGGGCAGCGCTTGATCTTGGTGAAATCCCTTCCACGCAAGCCACCATCGTCCAGCTTGCGCCGGGGCTGATCCCGCCCGGTGCTGATCCGCGCGTGGAACAGATCACGGTCGAAAACCTTGTGACCATGCAAGCGGGACTGGAACGGACTTCGGGTCCCAATTACGGAAGATGGATCAATAGTGCCAATTGGGTCAGCGACGCGTTGACGCGCCCTTTTGTGGCAGAGCCAGGCACGCGAATGCTTTATTCAACGGGTTCTTTTCACGTGCTTGGAGCGATACTGTCGGAAGTCGCGGGTCTGAGCCTGCTAGACCTCGCGAGGCAACGGCTCGGGGCACCGTTGGGTATCGATATCCCTGCCTGGACCCGTGATCCACAAGGGCGCTACCTGGGTGGCAACGAAATGTCGCTCAGCCTGCCAGCGATGGTCCGCTTTGGGGAGGTTTATCGACTGGGCGGAATTTTGGAAGAAACGCGTGTGCTCAGCGGTAACTGGATAAACGCATCTTTCCAACCGGCGACCCGTTCGCCATGGTCTGGTTTGCGTTATGGTTATGGCTGGTTTCTGGGTGAGTCCGGTGGTGATTTTTATGCGCTGGCACGAGGGTATGGTGGGCAGATAATTTGCGTCGTTCCCGGGCTTGGATTGACGATTGCCATCACGTCTGATCCGACACGACCCGCACGCAGTGGCGGCTATTTCGGCGACTTAATCCGCTTGATCGAAGGCACGATCTTGCCAATGGCCCGTCGCGAAGCAGCATAG
- a CDS encoding endonuclease/exonuclease/phosphatase family protein, with amino-acid sequence MPTYDRLSLSHPAGSGEETLRKRTITGLRSLRLALAAHFPQDTDRMATVRIGTWNIREFGNTNFGGRDTYEPLYYMAEIISNFDIVAVQEVRDDMREFLQLLAILGPDWDYLATDVTDGGAGNGERMVFAFNRNRVRFRNIAGELTLPDGKKVLASFGERLRLENGIALELPGGIDLSGVYEARSNKKKSGTIKLAEDVDIALPEGTLLNLPEGSALAVTRGTEVTRPAGTRGRVQLHVPQGQVEGKAFRLRFPGAALDQSFKQFARTPYLVSFQAGWLKIDLATVHIYFGDNEDEKLLAQRKREIASLTAALGKRAAKEMSKDPENTVLTAVLGDFNILSAEHETMQALEANGFEVPEQIRSIPGSNVAKDKAYDQIAFWEPMRAGGYTRFEVRGANVFDFFEHVYRLDQRETYQPERSEGSYKTWRTYKMSDHLPMWVELTSDFSDAYIEACDAVDPA; translated from the coding sequence ATGCCGACCTACGATCGCCTGAGCCTAAGCCACCCAGCCGGATCGGGTGAGGAAACCTTGCGCAAAAGAACCATCACCGGTCTGCGTAGCTTGCGCCTGGCACTTGCAGCACATTTTCCCCAGGATACCGACCGCATGGCTACTGTGCGCATCGGCACATGGAACATTCGAGAGTTTGGCAATACCAATTTTGGTGGCCGAGATACCTATGAACCATTGTATTACATGGCTGAGATCATTTCCAATTTTGATATTGTTGCTGTGCAGGAAGTCCGTGATGACATGCGCGAATTCCTCCAGTTGCTGGCCATCCTTGGGCCGGATTGGGATTACCTTGCCACGGATGTGACGGATGGTGGTGCTGGCAATGGAGAGCGGATGGTTTTTGCCTTCAACCGCAACCGGGTGCGTTTCAGAAATATTGCCGGAGAGTTGACGCTGCCGGATGGAAAGAAAGTTCTGGCAAGTTTTGGAGAGCGGCTCCGGTTGGAGAATGGCATCGCGCTTGAATTACCCGGCGGCATAGACTTGTCCGGTGTCTATGAAGCGCGCAGCAACAAAAAGAAAAGTGGCACAATTAAGCTTGCAGAAGATGTAGACATCGCCCTGCCGGAAGGCACGCTTTTGAACCTGCCCGAAGGAAGTGCGCTGGCGGTGACCAGAGGCACTGAAGTCACGCGCCCCGCCGGCACACGCGGCAGAGTCCAATTGCATGTGCCGCAAGGGCAGGTGGAAGGTAAAGCGTTTCGCCTGCGGTTTCCCGGTGCCGCTTTGGATCAGAGCTTCAAGCAATTCGCGCGCACGCCCTATCTGGTCAGCTTTCAGGCCGGCTGGCTGAAGATCGACCTTGCAACGGTCCACATCTATTTTGGCGACAATGAGGATGAAAAGCTGTTGGCGCAGCGCAAACGGGAGATTGCGAGCCTGACGGCTGCCCTTGGTAAAAGAGCCGCAAAAGAAATGTCCAAAGATCCGGAAAACACGGTGCTGACGGCGGTGCTTGGTGATTTCAATATCCTGAGCGCAGAGCATGAAACCATGCAAGCACTGGAGGCCAACGGGTTTGAAGTGCCTGAACAGATACGCTCGATTCCGGGCTCGAATGTGGCGAAAGACAAGGCCTATGATCAAATTGCCTTTTGGGAACCAATGCGCGCGGGCGGCTATACACGTTTTGAAGTGAGAGGGGCAAATGTGTTCGATTTTTTCGAACATGTTTACCGGCTCGATCAGCGCGAGACATATCAACCGGAACGTTCCGAAGGCTCCTATAAGACTTGGCGGACGTATAAGATGAGTGATCACCTTCCAATGTGGGTCGAGCTCACCAGTGATTTTTCTGATGCATATATCGAGGCATGTGATGCCGTTGATCCGGCTTAG
- a CDS encoding heme-binding protein, translated as MTFTKPSQVLTHTAVMTMLSAAISEAEEHGQPQCIIIVDASGETLGEIRMSGAKFLSRKSARSKALTAASIRAATTAIPESVRQPIGMATDGNMTGLPGGLPIFIGGECIGAIGVGSGTGDQDVAVATAALKAIGAAI; from the coding sequence ATGACCTTTACCAAACCGTCACAAGTGCTGACCCACACAGCCGTCATGACGATGCTGTCCGCCGCGATCTCTGAAGCCGAAGAGCACGGTCAACCACAATGCATCATCATTGTAGATGCCAGTGGGGAAACGCTGGGTGAAATCCGGATGTCCGGCGCGAAGTTTCTAAGTCGGAAAAGCGCCCGATCAAAAGCGCTGACAGCGGCGTCCATCCGGGCGGCGACAACCGCCATTCCCGAATCCGTACGACAGCCCATCGGCATGGCAACGGACGGGAACATGACCGGCCTTCCTGGTGGTTTGCCCATTTTTATCGGCGGCGAGTGTATTGGCGCAATTGGTGTCGGATCAGGAACAGGTGATCAAGATGTGGCTGTGGCTACGGCCGCCCTGAAAGCCATTGGGGCTGCGATTTGA